From a single Onychomys torridus chromosome 9, mOncTor1.1, whole genome shotgun sequence genomic region:
- the LOC118590886 gene encoding olfactory receptor 1509, protein MGALNQTRVTEFVFLGLTDNWVLEILFFIPFTVTYVLTILGNIIIVVTIVFSPRLHTPMYFFLSNLSFIDICHSSVTVPKMLEGLLLERKTISFDNCIAQLFFLHLFACAEIFLLTIMAYDRYVAICIPLHYPTVMNMKVCVQLVFALWVGGTIHSLVQTFLTIRLPYCGPNVIDSYFCDVPPVIKLACTDTYLTGILIVSNSGTISLTCFLALVTSYTVILFSLRKQSAEGRRKALSTCSSHFMVVALFFGPCIFIYTRPDTSFSIDKVVSVFYTVVTPLLNPLIYTLRNEEVKNAMKHLRQRRICS, encoded by the coding sequence ATGGGAGCTCTAAACCAAACAAGAGTGACTGAGTTTGTTTTCCTGGGCCTCACTGACAACTGGGTGTTGGAGATTCTGTTTTTCATACCATTTACTGTCACTTATGTGCTAACTATTTTGGGGAACATTATCATTGTTGTTACCATAGTTTTTAGTCCACGTCTACACACTCCCATGTACTTCTTTCTGAGCAATCTGTCCTTCATTGATATCTGCCACTCATCTGTCACCGTGCCCAAGATGCTGGAGGGTTTGCTTTTGGAGAGGAAGACCATTTCCTTTGACAACTGCATCGCACAGCTCTTCTTCCTACACCTTTTTGCTTGTGCTGAGATATTTCTGCTGACAATTATGGCGTATGACCGTTATGTGGCTATCTGTATTCCTTTGCACTACCCCACTGtgatgaacatgaaggtctgTGTACAGCTTGTCTTTGCGCTGTGGGTGGGGGGCACCATTCATTCACTTGTGCAGACCTTCTTGACTATTCGTCTACCCTACTGTGGCCCGAACGTTATCGACAGCTACTTCTGTGATGTTCCTCCTGTCATCAAGCTGGCCTGCACAGATACATACCTCACAGGGATTCTGATCGTGTCCAATAGCGGAACCATCTCCCTCACCTGTTTCCTAGCCTTGGTCACTTCCTACACAGTAATCCTGTTTTCTCTTCGAAAACAGTCAGCGGAAGGTCGTCGGAAAGCCCTGTCCACCTGCTCCTCCCACTTCATGGTGGTTGCCCTGTTCTTTGGGCCATGTATCTTCATCTACACTCGGCCAGACACCAGCTTCTCCATTGACAAGGTAGTATCTGTCTTCTACACAGTGGTCACCCCTTTGTTGAATCCTCTCATTTACACCTTGAGGAATGAGGAGGTGAAGAATGCCATGAAGCATCTCAGGCAGAGACGAATTTGCTCGTGA